A region from the Palaemon carinicauda isolate YSFRI2023 chromosome 16, ASM3689809v2, whole genome shotgun sequence genome encodes:
- the RpL31 gene encoding large ribosomal subunit protein eL31 isoform X2, protein MPRAKKEKGKGQSAIDKVVTREYTIHLHRRLTNVGLKKRSVRAIKEIRKFARKEMRTEDVRIELRLNKFIWSRGIKNPPFRVRVRLSRRRNEDEDSPHAFYTLCSFVPVATFKGLTTENVDEGSDD, encoded by the exons ATGCCGCGTGCTAAAAAGGAGAAGGGAAAGGGGCAGTCTGCCATTGATAAGGTGGTTACGAGGGAGTATACCATTCACTTGCACAGAAGATTGACAAATGTTGGGTTAAAGAAGAGATCAGTGCGCGCCATTAAGGAGATCCGCAAGTTTGCAAGAAAGGAAATGAGAACCGAGGATGTCCGTATTGAGCTCAGACTGAACAAGTTCATCTGGTCTCGTGGTATCAA AAATCCACCTTTCCGCGTGCGTGTTCGTCTCTCCCGTCGCCGTAACGAAGACGAAGATTCTCCCCATGCGTTTTATACCCTTTGCTCCTTTGTGCCAGTTGCAACCTTTAAGGGTCTAACAACTGAAAATGTTGATGAAGGCTCAGATGATTAA